One Nonomuraea angiospora DNA segment encodes these proteins:
- a CDS encoding GntR family transcriptional regulator: protein MARDAGHEARYRAIAADLAAKIRSGHYAPGAALPPQRELSASYGVTLMTLRQALRQLSDEGLIVQQAGRGTFVSPPHLAYQLGSLQSLADDLRKQGHEVRTVVLGRSLRRVPAGVATQLRTAPGESALRLERVREFAGRPAIHQVSWIRRPAAEQIRDRDFTAVSLYGALADCGVAVARASEKIRPGLLDPAVAAHLGEPPGSPVFLSERITYALDATALVADHATILASMMEIRTERAATGLSLTWGAST, encoded by the coding sequence ATGGCCCGCGACGCCGGACACGAGGCGAGGTACCGCGCCATAGCCGCCGACCTCGCCGCGAAGATCCGGTCGGGACATTACGCCCCCGGCGCGGCGCTGCCGCCCCAGCGCGAGCTGAGCGCCTCGTACGGGGTCACCCTGATGACGCTGCGCCAGGCGCTCCGGCAGCTCAGCGACGAAGGGCTGATCGTGCAGCAGGCCGGACGGGGCACGTTCGTGTCCCCGCCGCACCTGGCCTACCAGCTCGGCTCCCTGCAGAGCCTGGCCGACGACCTCAGGAAGCAGGGCCACGAGGTTCGCACGGTCGTGCTCGGGCGCTCCCTGCGCCGGGTCCCGGCCGGGGTCGCCACGCAGCTGCGCACCGCTCCCGGCGAGAGCGCGCTGCGGCTGGAACGGGTGCGCGAGTTCGCCGGCCGCCCCGCGATCCACCAGGTCTCCTGGATCCGGCGGCCGGCCGCCGAGCAGATCCGGGATCGGGACTTCACCGCCGTCTCCCTCTACGGCGCCCTCGCCGACTGCGGCGTGGCGGTGGCGCGCGCCTCGGAGAAGATCCGGCCCGGCCTGCTCGACCCGGCCGTCGCGGCGCACCTCGGGGAGCCGCCCGGCAGCCCGGTCTTCCTCAGCGAGCGGATCACGTACGCGCTCGACGCCACCGCGCTGGTGGCCGACCACGCCACCATCCTGGCCAGCATGATGGAGATCCGCACAGAACGGGCCGCCACCGGCCTGTCGCTCACCTGGGGCGCGAGCACCTGA
- the trpA gene encoding tryptophan synthase subunit alpha, whose amino-acid sequence MSTGLLESPLRARRDGGHKLLMPYVTGGITPGWTGYLRAFAAAGADAIELGLPFSDPTLDGATIQEASDAALARGATAHGILAEVAELRLDVPLVASTYYNLVLRDGPAEFCRALRRAGVAGLIVPDLPLDEAGELADAAAATGVDLVLLASPATPQRRLDEIARRSRGFVYAVSVMGTTGERAALAEPAAALTERIKQGSDRPVLLGFGISTPEQAVEATRRADGVVIGTAIMRRILDGAAPDDVGAYLTGLRRALDQECDETRWPATPDTRRGTAP is encoded by the coding sequence ATGAGCACCGGCCTGCTCGAAAGCCCGCTGCGCGCCCGGCGCGACGGCGGCCACAAGCTGCTCATGCCGTACGTGACCGGCGGCATCACCCCCGGCTGGACCGGCTACCTGCGGGCGTTCGCCGCCGCCGGCGCGGACGCGATCGAGCTCGGCCTGCCGTTCTCCGACCCGACGCTCGACGGCGCCACCATCCAGGAGGCGTCGGACGCGGCGCTGGCCCGGGGCGCGACGGCCCACGGCATCCTGGCCGAGGTCGCCGAGCTGCGCCTGGACGTGCCGCTGGTCGCCAGCACCTACTACAACCTGGTGCTGCGCGACGGGCCCGCGGAGTTCTGCCGGGCGCTGCGCCGGGCGGGGGTCGCCGGGCTCATCGTGCCCGACCTGCCGCTGGACGAGGCCGGCGAGCTGGCGGACGCGGCCGCCGCCACCGGCGTCGACCTGGTGCTGCTCGCCTCCCCCGCGACGCCGCAGCGACGGCTGGACGAGATCGCGCGCCGCAGCCGGGGCTTCGTCTACGCCGTCTCGGTGATGGGCACCACCGGCGAGCGGGCCGCGCTCGCCGAGCCCGCCGCGGCCCTGACCGAACGGATCAAGCAGGGCAGCGACCGGCCGGTCTTGCTAGGATTTGGCATTTCCACGCCGGAACAGGCCGTGGAGGCCACCCGGCGCGCCGACGGCGTCGTCATCGGTACCGCGATCATGCGCCGGATCCTCGACGGGGCGGCGCCGGACGACGTCGGCGCCTACCTGACGGGCCTGCGGCGGGCCCTGGACCAGGAGTGTGACGAAACACGATGGCCCGCGACGCCGGACACGAGGCGAGGTACCGCGCCATAG
- a CDS encoding AraC family transcriptional regulator has product MASGEFASYWRYGGLGGLDLMRARFVRRRFARHSHETYAIGTLEAGLEEIRFADGVEYAGIDDVVLIEPGIVHTGESPTADGWTYRVLYPSVEQMREVADELGVPAGIPSFDRRMVPDARVARRVTAAHRAAESGPSLAADSQLHALLTVVLGAYGTRRPRRPARSTGHRSMAEIRDLLHATMPNPPGLNELAATAGVTAFALLRSFRRAYGMPPHAYVTQLRVSKARELLRQGVPPAEAAVAVGFCDQSHLSRHFRSLVGVPPRAYQRGVQ; this is encoded by the coding sequence ATGGCATCCGGAGAGTTCGCCAGCTATTGGCGTTACGGCGGCCTCGGTGGCCTGGATCTGATGCGGGCACGTTTCGTCCGGCGCCGGTTCGCCCGGCACAGCCACGAGACGTACGCGATCGGGACGCTGGAGGCGGGCCTGGAGGAGATCCGTTTCGCGGACGGCGTCGAGTACGCGGGCATCGACGACGTCGTGCTGATCGAGCCCGGCATCGTCCACACCGGCGAGTCCCCGACCGCCGACGGGTGGACGTACCGGGTGCTCTACCCGAGCGTCGAGCAGATGCGGGAGGTCGCGGACGAGCTCGGCGTGCCCGCCGGGATCCCGTCGTTCGACCGGAGGATGGTGCCCGACGCGCGGGTGGCCCGGCGGGTGACGGCCGCCCATCGCGCGGCGGAGTCCGGCCCGTCGCTGGCCGCCGACTCCCAGCTGCACGCGTTGCTGACCGTCGTGCTCGGCGCGTACGGCACGCGCCGCCCGAGGCGCCCGGCCCGCTCGACCGGGCACAGGAGCATGGCCGAGATCCGCGACCTGCTCCACGCGACCATGCCGAACCCGCCCGGCCTGAACGAGCTGGCCGCCACGGCCGGGGTCACGGCGTTCGCGCTGTTGCGCTCGTTCCGGCGCGCGTACGGCATGCCGCCGCACGCGTACGTGACCCAGCTGCGCGTCTCGAAGGCCCGCGAGCTGCTGCGGCAGGGCGTGCCGCCGGCCGAGGCCGCCGTGGCGGTGGGGTTCTGCGATCAGTCGCACCTTTCGCGGCACTTCCGGAGCCTCGTCGGCGTCCCGCCCCGCGCTTACCAGCGGGGAGTGCAATAA
- a CDS encoding pyridoxal phosphate-dependent decarboxylase family protein, protein MTTDESALPLELDRSAVARLGRQAVDFLADWVAELDSAPASDYGQVDRLAPALLRPPPDGPGDFGALLETFRQAAGQGVNTAGPGYLAYFPAGGLVTAALAELLAQAANRFTGVAQMSPALVAMEHGVVTWFCDRFGLPAGAGGLVTTGGSPATLSALLAARHGRPGDGTLYVSEHTHYCVAKAARIAGLPPERIRVVPATADLRMDVAAAARMIADDRAAGLHPFLLAGTAGTTSSGTVDPLPELGELARREGLWFHVDAAYGGGFQLTERGRTRLAGIEAADSIVLDPHKSLFLPYGTGLLLVRDPAVLHAAHAADGRYLQDLRELDGLPDYGHLGVELTREFRGLRLWLPLHLHGVRAFERELDEKLDLAGHVHRRLAQDPRFEVPWRPDLTVVLFRLRGTDERNRRLLADVNDTQRVFLSSTTVAGKFFLRLCVLSFRTHADRVEEALGIIRTAA, encoded by the coding sequence GTGACAACCGACGAAAGTGCTCTTCCCCTCGAACTCGACCGATCCGCCGTCGCCCGGCTGGGCCGCCAGGCGGTGGACTTCCTGGCCGACTGGGTCGCCGAGCTGGACTCGGCGCCCGCGAGCGACTACGGGCAGGTGGACCGGCTGGCCCCCGCGCTGCTCCGGCCGCCCCCCGACGGCCCCGGCGACTTCGGCGCGCTCCTGGAGACGTTCCGCCAGGCGGCCGGGCAAGGCGTGAACACGGCGGGGCCCGGCTACCTGGCCTACTTCCCGGCGGGTGGTCTGGTCACCGCGGCGCTGGCGGAGCTGCTCGCCCAGGCCGCCAACCGCTTCACCGGAGTGGCCCAGATGTCACCCGCCCTGGTCGCCATGGAGCACGGGGTGGTGACCTGGTTCTGCGACCGCTTCGGACTGCCGGCGGGCGCGGGCGGGCTGGTCACGACGGGTGGCTCGCCGGCCACGTTGTCGGCGCTGCTCGCGGCCCGGCACGGCCGGCCGGGCGACGGCACGTTGTACGTGAGCGAGCACACGCACTACTGCGTCGCCAAGGCCGCCCGCATCGCGGGCCTGCCCCCGGAGCGGATCCGCGTCGTGCCCGCCACCGCGGACCTGCGCATGGACGTCGCGGCGGCGGCCAGGATGATCGCCGACGACCGTGCGGCGGGACTGCACCCGTTCCTGCTGGCCGGCACCGCCGGGACCACCAGCTCCGGCACCGTCGACCCCCTGCCCGAGCTGGGCGAGCTGGCTCGCCGTGAAGGGCTCTGGTTCCACGTGGACGCGGCCTACGGCGGCGGCTTCCAGCTCACCGAACGCGGCCGGACCCGGCTCGCCGGGATCGAGGCCGCCGACTCGATCGTGTTGGACCCGCACAAGAGCCTCTTCCTCCCGTACGGCACCGGCCTGCTGCTGGTGCGCGACCCGGCCGTGCTCCACGCCGCCCACGCGGCCGACGGCCGGTACCTGCAGGACCTGCGGGAGCTGGACGGCCTGCCCGACTACGGACATCTCGGGGTGGAGCTGACCAGGGAGTTCCGCGGCCTGCGGCTGTGGCTGCCGCTGCACCTGCACGGCGTGCGCGCCTTCGAGCGGGAGCTGGACGAGAAGCTCGACCTCGCCGGCCACGTCCACCGCCGGCTCGCCCAGGACCCGCGCTTCGAGGTGCCGTGGCGGCCGGACCTGACGGTCGTGCTCTTCCGGCTGCGTGGCACGGACGAGCGCAACCGGCGGCTCCTGGCGGACGTCAACGACACCCAGCGCGTCTTCCTGAGCAGCACCACCGTCGCCGGGAAGTTCTTCCTGCGCCTGTGCGTGCTCAGCTTCCGCACCCACGCCGACCGCGTCGAGGAGGCCCTGGGCATCATCCGCACGGCGGCGTGA
- a CDS encoding slipin family protein, with product MDINIVLGVIAFFLFLVVVTGVRVVNQVERGIVFRFGRAQQQIRQPGLRFLIPGVDRMRKVNVQIVTMPIPTQEGITRDNISVRVDAVAYFRVQDPMRAAIEVQNYLFAVEQVAQTSLRSIIGKSELDDLLTNREELNRGLALMIDSPALGWGIHIDRVEIKDVQLPEAMKRSIARQAEAERERRSRVIVADGELQAAGKLADASGIMAQTPGALQLRLLQTVVEVAAEKNSTLIMPLPVELLRFFERATQNAAPAGPATADAERVQTGPAAVGSERVQPERPALAEEEAVPELPAQRSESDPALEPGQKPGDLPLTR from the coding sequence ATGGACATCAACATCGTGCTCGGAGTCATCGCCTTCTTCCTCTTCTTGGTGGTGGTCACCGGGGTGAGAGTCGTCAACCAGGTCGAACGCGGCATCGTCTTCCGCTTCGGCCGGGCACAACAGCAGATCCGTCAGCCGGGCCTGAGGTTCCTGATCCCCGGGGTCGACCGGATGCGGAAGGTCAACGTCCAGATCGTCACGATGCCGATCCCCACGCAGGAGGGCATCACCAGGGACAACATCTCCGTACGGGTCGACGCCGTCGCCTACTTCCGGGTGCAGGACCCGATGCGGGCCGCGATCGAGGTGCAGAACTACCTGTTCGCCGTCGAGCAGGTGGCGCAGACCTCGCTGCGGTCCATCATCGGCAAGAGCGAGCTGGACGATCTGCTGACCAACCGCGAGGAGCTGAACCGGGGCCTCGCGCTCATGATCGACAGCCCGGCGCTCGGCTGGGGCATCCACATCGACCGCGTGGAGATCAAGGACGTGCAGCTGCCCGAGGCCATGAAGCGGTCGATCGCCCGCCAGGCCGAGGCGGAGCGCGAGCGGCGCTCCCGGGTGATCGTCGCCGACGGCGAGCTGCAGGCCGCGGGCAAGCTGGCCGACGCCTCGGGCATCATGGCCCAGACGCCGGGCGCGCTGCAGCTGCGCCTGCTGCAGACCGTGGTGGAGGTCGCCGCGGAGAAGAACTCCACGCTGATCATGCCGCTGCCGGTCGAGCTGCTGCGCTTCTTCGAACGGGCGACGCAGAACGCCGCACCGGCCGGGCCCGCCACGGCCGACGCGGAACGGGTCCAGACCGGGCCCGCCGCGGTCGGCTCCGAACGGGTCCAGCCCGAGCGGCCCGCCCTCGCGGAGGAGGAGGCCGTTCCCGAGCTGCCCGCGCAGCGGAGCGAGAGCGATCCGGCCCTTGAACCCGGACAGAAGCCAGGTGATCTCCCGCTGACCCGGTGA